The Mycobacterium sp. 3519A genome contains a region encoding:
- a CDS encoding type 1 glutamine amidotransferase domain-containing protein translates to MGVPYVLFVATNAAHIGPHHRPTGFFFPEIAHPVQALDRAGIAVEFATPQGGKPPEDGFDGDDTSQTDFLDTKAYRRLSRSRRLSDVDVLDYDAVFFPGGLGPLVDIARNPEVQSTVIRAWNAGMIVSAVCHGPSAFLGVTLDDGTPLVRGRKLTSFSTAEEDGYADQDIPFDLETDLRAEGALYEATDPWQPKVVVDGRLITGQNPQSGALVGEALVEALKMIP, encoded by the coding sequence GTGGGTGTTCCATACGTACTGTTTGTCGCAACCAACGCCGCGCACATCGGTCCGCACCATCGGCCGACGGGATTCTTCTTTCCCGAGATCGCCCATCCGGTCCAGGCGCTGGACCGTGCCGGTATCGCGGTCGAGTTCGCTACACCGCAAGGGGGGAAGCCGCCGGAGGACGGATTCGACGGTGACGACACGAGCCAGACCGACTTCCTCGACACGAAGGCCTACCGGCGGCTCTCCCGCAGTCGCAGGCTGTCGGACGTGGATGTGCTCGACTACGACGCGGTCTTCTTCCCTGGCGGTCTCGGTCCACTGGTCGACATCGCGCGCAACCCGGAGGTGCAATCCACCGTCATTCGCGCCTGGAACGCGGGCATGATCGTCTCGGCCGTGTGCCACGGTCCGTCGGCATTTCTCGGGGTCACGCTCGATGACGGCACACCGCTGGTGCGCGGTCGCAAGCTCACCTCTTTCTCCACCGCCGAGGAAGACGGTTATGCCGATCAGGACATCCCGTTCGACCTCGAGACGGACCTGCGGGCGGAAGGCGCGCTCTATGAAGCGACCGATCCGTGGCAGCCGAAAGTCGTCGTCGACGGCCGCCTGATCACCGGACAGAATCCACAATCGGGGGCGTTGGTGGGCGAGGCATTGGTCGAAGCGCTGAAGA